A region of the Cannabis sativa cultivar Pink pepper isolate KNU-18-1 chromosome 3, ASM2916894v1, whole genome shotgun sequence genome:
tgtatgttattttttgttgttcttTTGATGTGGTCTtcttgttacttttatgtaatttttttaattatttttcgtgTTGTTTTTGTAGAATATTGtgaaaatgtaataaaaaatctttaaacgtaaaaatataaaaattttataaaaaatagtgtATTATGTAattacctcttttatttttggggttttacaaaaatactagattttgggtaaaaatttataattttactgtcacacggaattttttacaaacttaccggcttttaattttataaaaccaCCGTAAAACAACAAAGCAGAACAGTTGAAACAATAGCAAAATAACTAAAAACAATTGtgaaacaacagtaaaaacttaacacagtacacaatataaaacttatattgtatttttgaaaaaaattctactCCATGgtgaaagtaaaaaaattaaaaatttcaatatgtgGTGTAAAAATTCCTACTCATATTGATGACCATGTTTGGTCCCAGGGTGGGATAGACAAGGTAATCGTCCAAACCTCTCAGGTCTAAAAATCTCAATTTATTTCTAAAAACTCTATATGTAAAATCTTACTactatttattacaaaaatacaattattttctttataatgattaaatttattttttagagaTGTTACGTTTTTAGattttatgtataaaaaaataccATTATCTTTTAGAAATGTTACGTTTTTAGATTTCAAAAATgctataatttaaattttactaCTACATAACGAATGTTAGCTTTTCAAAAATGACACAATTGAAAGGTTTGGCCCAAAGCCTTGGCGTTTCAATTATCATGGGCCTCCCATTTGTAGATTACGCTAGCAACCCGAACACATGTGATGTGGCATAATTGCAATTTTTGATTGGGGTTTATTGAAAAATACTTCTTTTATTTaggaaaatttacatggtatacaaatttttgctattttttttacaaaaatactgtcaagcggtattttttttacttttttactgtattttttataagtttcatactgcagtatactgtgttaagttttcaatAGTGTTCTAatggtgttttttagttgttctactattgttttgagttgttttgctttgtgttttactggtattttataaaaacacagtatttttgaaaagatttccgtgtgacagtatttttgtaaaagttaacccaaattccagtatttttgtaagtttccctttatttatcaattaaccaaatctacctctaattttatatttaattgaaacatatctttttttatatgtgttatacccaaaatatCCTCATATAAGGGAGTCACGTGGAGAGTATgttgaagtgacaggggtaaAATCGGtgaagtatttaaaaaaaagaggtaaaagtaataaactttaaaaagaggataaaaataaaagagaacaatataaaaagagtatAAAGTGTAATTACTCCCTTCTATTGGTGTATCCTTTTCCTGACATTTGAGAATTTTAATTAgcaataattacataaggcaccattttttgtaaaatatttatatttttacgtttaaagaatatttttttacgattttccaaaaaaataacacgaaaacaacataaaatcaataagaaaacaacataaaagtaacatgaaaataacatcaaaataacaacaaaaaaacaacaaaaaataacatacatataacaaaaaattaacaacaaatgaataaaatttcaacataaaaatatcgtattttatgtaaataaaatcaaaaaaatcgtaaaaatatttaaaattccgtgaaattgtatttttattgtttttgtgcatttgtgaaattaaccctttTAATTAGTAGAATTTACGTGGGGTATGGGTTTTTTAAAccttttatgataaatatggcataattGATTATGGACACTTTATATGGCTTTTTTTATAGTTTAACCATAGTTTATGGGATTTTAAAGCCCATAGGGTTGGAATTTATTTGTCAAAAGCCCATAGTATGTGTATTGTAGTTTATTTaggttattttagtaattttagttcagtttttttttaacataaccattttttttttgtagagtTTTGCATGTAATCATCAGGTTTTGATGGTTGTTTctacattttaatttatttttgtagttTTCAATTCAGACCTATTTTCCCTAAACTGCCTATGCCATTATTtctctccctctctttttttatttcaccatttcttcattttcctctttcttcttttcctctttaGTTTTCgtcctttgttttttttttgtttttttttttgctctcgATTTTTGGAGGACATTGCCGCCATTGTTCTTCGGGTAAGAGCTTCCATTATTCGTGTGTTCTTCAAGGTACGCATGAGtttttgccttttttttttctctgattttagggttttttgttcCTTTTCATTTTGTGGGTTTGTTGAAGTtgtattttttcttaatcattcTTACATTCTTACTTTtttcgtttttattttttttatttctgtttTAAGATTACTAGTGTGTTGTTgttcttcttttttaaaaaatgtttcATTCGAAGTGATTAGTGTGTTGTTGTATTTATTCATATTGGATTATTTGAGTATTTTGTGTTTTGGGTTTTGTTTTATGCTTTAGAATTTGGttgtttagtttaatttttttaatttttgttgatattcggtgttgttgttgttgtgttttttttaaaaaaaaattattggttTTTGGGTATGATTTTTGTTggttttagtgataaattttctttcattttttaaaaactggTTTTTGGGTATGATTTTTATGATGATTTTAGTAATTTCGGGTTTTAGAGTCAATGTGTTGTAATAAATTGTGAGTTTATTGTGTAATCTGAAAAGCTATGTAGTTTCTGTTGAAAATATTGTATTAGTTATAAACTTGTAGGGATTTTATTTTGCATGAAGAAATTGTTGTTGTGTTTGAGCAGTTATAATCTTTGTTTAATTTATAGAAACTGGTTTTTGATGTGTAtgggtggttttgaggtttGAGGTTTCAAAATAAATCTCATATGGAAAACCAGTTTCTAGATCATGATTACAGTTTTTAAAATGGGTTAGAAATGATGCATGTGTTGTTTGGGATCCTCATATACCTAATTTTGAAACATGTCAAAAACCAGTTTCTGGAGTTTGATTTATGTTCTAGATATGTGTTATTTGTGCATTCTGTGATATTGGGTGTGTGGGTGGTTTTAAGGTTGATGTTGCAAAATGCTTGGATTTTTGAGTGGGTTTCCTTTTGGCTGGATTATTAGTTTTATTGTTTAGTTAATTACTGTTGATGAAATTGTTGCTAcgattttttgtttggttttgtttttttttttgtttcgatTTTGTGTGAAACTGGTTTTCATGTTAATTATCAGGATCGATTTGTTGTTTGTGTCTAAtgtttattttgtgttttatttttttatcagaTGGAGAGTGAATCAGACTCGAAAGTCCCATCTGTTGTTGAAAAGGTTGAGCCGACTACGAAGGCTAAAGGCCGACCAAAAAAAACTTCACGTAAAGCTAAAGTATGTTTTTATGTTTGTATTGAAACCAGTTTTTAATACTtgtgtttgttgtttttttttttgttattatgaaactggttttatttattttttattaagatccttctattgaagaagaaaaacctGTTGAAGTTGAAACGAGGAAATCTCCGCGTAAATCCAAAGTGTgctctatgtttttttttaatatgtttttttgcTGTTTATtcatgtttttgtttatttatttttttgagatgaaactgattttttgctgttttgttgtttttttgatgATGAGAAGATGGCTAATGTTGATAAGAAAGTTAAAAAGAAACCAGTTTCCAAATCCCTTGGCAAGAAGAAGAGCGAGGCTCCTGCTATTGACGCTCCAtcggtaatttttattttctaaagaaaccggtttcttgcttttttatttttcatgttttcaGGTTTTCTGTTTACAGTTTTATTTGAATGTGGTTTCTATAatctatatgtttttatttttagtttttagtttttctcTTTGTTTTGGGTAACCagtttttgaatatttttttttttttgttgttgtgtaattttaatttcgattgtttatattcttttttctctcacagaaatattattttaaaattgatgtTAAGAAGAGGTTTGCTGGGAAACCTCAACTTTACAATCTTTATAATGTCATTGATGATATCAGTGAGTTATAGCTTTACaatccttttttcttttttttttctttactaaTTCCAACAAACTTTTTAGATCACAGTTTGTTGGTATTAGTAGTCCAGTCTTTATGTAGTCTTCATACTTTTTATCCTCTTTCCATTGCCTTCCATATTTGACCACACACATTATTGAGTCCATTCCTATACAATATTTGAAAACTGTTAGTTAAAAATCATAATGTATTAAGAaaccggtttttttttttttattttgtttttaaattatatgtgtttTTTTCACAATATATTTGAGAAACTGGTTGATGTTGAATCAGAGGAAGAATTGCCCCATGGAGAAGAGAGAAAGTGAATTAGAAAAGATGGAGAAGAGAATCGCAGGTGAGAGAGAATCACAGGAGAGAGAGAATCGCAGGAGAGAGAGAATCGGTGTAGAGAGagaattttgtttatatatggttaaaaataataaatttgctTGATTTAAAATCAGATTCTGTTTTTAAGgtattttatggtttttttttttaaaaaaaccataTTTGTAGTTTGGTTGGTTAGTTAATGCCATATTTTGTGGCATTTAGTTTTcttgccatatttatcataaaatggtttatttttcccatattttttaaaatatcccTTTTAATTATCCAATGCTGGAATTCCATCTCAGCTCGAATGAAAATTCCACCAGCAACGAAGAATATCATTTTTGTCTCTAATATTATGACTTGCTGGCATTAATCATACACCAACTACGTGAACATTATATTTTGTAGTATTTTCATTCTTGGTTGTtgtgttttaattatttcattattatatgtatacattagctcgaaaattattataataaaaagacAATTAGTGTACACCATATTATGATTGCACCGAAAATTCAATTTGAGAACAGAACAAAAAGCTGAAATATTCCATGGATAAAAAGAATATCTCATCATCAACCGAAGAAATCAACTTAGTCATTAAAATTCCAGAGGTGAGTAAAGATCATGAGCAGCTGATGCACCAGAAGATCTCTGAGCCTCCACGGATACTCAGCCACGACGCCGGTAAACCTTCCTGTTCAATTTTCAGAGTCCCTCAGAGTTTAATCGAAGTCAACGGCAAGATCTACCAGCCTCATATAGTCTCCATCGGACCATACCACCGGGGAGAATCTCAACTGAGAATGATCGAAGAGCACAAGTGGCGGTACCTTGGTTCATTACTAGCTAGAACAGAGAAGAACAGAGGTATAAAATTAGAGGATTACCTATGCGCCATGGCTGAGCTTGAACAAAAAGCTAGAGAATGTTACTCCGAGACGATTCACTTAAGTACCGAAGAATTCGCCGAAATGATGGTCCTAGATGGCTGTTTCATCATCGAATTGCTGAGAAAAGCAGCCAATCTTGTCCTGTTCGAAAAGGACGATCCGATTCTCTCGATGGCTTGGATTATTCCCTTTTTCTACAGAGATTTCCTTCGTTTAGAGAACCAGATCCCTTTCTTCGTCCTCGAAAAACTATTCGAGATCTCCGAATCTAAACCACAAGAACAACCAGCTCTAACACTCTTAGCTCTACAATTCTTCGACAATGCGATTCAGAGACCAGAAGGAGCGATCGAGAAGAATCGAGATCTAAAACCTCGCCATTTACTCGATTTAATCCGACTGAGTCTGATCCCAACCAATCACCCCGAGCCGCGAATCAGACGAAAGACGCCGGCTCACATAATCCACTGCGTTTCTAAGCTGCGCCGAGCCGGAATAAATCTGAGAGCCACAAAGGACGATACATTTCTTTGTGTAAAATTCGAAAGAGGAGTGATAGAGATGCCGCCCATAACAATCGACGATTTTACGACGTCGTTTTTGGTAAACTGCGTGTCGTTTGAGCAGTGCCATAAGTCGTGTACAAAACACTTCACAACGTACGCGACACTGTTGGATTGTTTAGTGAACACTTCTAGAGACGTTGAGTTCTTGTGCGACCGTAACATAATGGAGAATTGTTACGGAAACGACAGTGACGTGGCGCGTTTTATCAACAATATGGGAAAAGACGTTGCGTTTGATATTGATATGTGTTATTTGGGGGATATGTTTGACGATGTTCATCAGTATTATCGGAATAGTTGGCATGTTCAATGGGCTGGTTTTAAGTACACTTATTTTGATACTCCTTGGTCTTTTATTTCAGCTTTTGCTGCTTTAGTATTACTTCTTTTAACTGTTGCTCAAACTGTTTACACTGTTTATAGCttttataaaccctaattaataTTACTTAACCacaacacacacatatataagcATATACattgtttttgttattttactcAGATATATAAGAATATGTTTTTATTAACAGCTCACATTCGAAAATTGATATGGTCCagcagatatatatatatatatatatataaataaatatatatttatatatttcagATTCTATAACTTGCATGTCTTTGCCACTAATTAAAAACTTCTGGATGTATGAGTTATATAATGTAGTAAATTAAAAAGTTGGTAGAAACAATTAGAAGGCGATCCTTCCCTGCGACGCAAAATCAAATTAGAAGTGCTTTACGCAAAATCTCTCTCTGAAGGCGATCCTTCCCTGCGACTGAAAACCCATGCTCTCTTCGGAAGAGCCTAATCACAAGATGTGCTCAACAAGCATGGACCAAATGGAGGAATTGCTCTCGCGCACCAGCAAACTGACGGTAACCGACGAAGACGGATGGGAAATTAATGAAGAAGGAGTTGCAGATATCGGGAAATCCTGCCTCATTGGCAGACTCTGTACAATGAAGCCATTTAGCCGTTCTTTACTCAAGAACATTCTATGCCGCCTCTGGAATTTGGGGGACACCGACTGGGATttaaaaatcaagaaaaacaCGACCACATCAGTGTTCTTGGTTCTTTCGTTCAAAACGAACATCCATTTGGAAAGGATTCTGGGAAAAACCCCTTGGGTCCTTAATGCTGGTTTTCTCATATTGGAAAGGATGCAGAGCATACCGACGGACTGGGAAACGACTTTAAGTTCCTTCACAATCTCAGGTCGTGTTCTAAACCTTCCAATCAAAGCAATAACTAAAGCAAACATGTTACGACTGGCAGGAATGGCAGGGGACATCATCGACATTCAAGAAGCGGATGTTAACCGAATTGCTGTCAATGGTTTCTTCAAATTCAAAGCCCAGAACTCCATTCATTCCAAACTCTTCCCAGGATACCTATTCCCCCACGAAGGACGGCGAATTTGGCTCCAATTTCAGTATGATAGACTGCCATATATGTGCTTTAATTGTGGCAGAATAGGCCATGAAATGCGTCAATGCAAGGAACCTAGAGCTACGGGAATTCATGAAGATGGAGAGGCGAGACCAATCTTTGGTTCTTGGCTAAAAGTGGATTCGGGTGTAAGGGTGGAACTGAATCACTACAATGAACCAAACACAAACAACCTTCGAGAACTCCCTGGCAATCAAAGGACTCACTCCATGAAAGACACAGATCAGAAAGCACAAGAGAGAGGGGTCACACAAACCAGTACTAAACCAGTACAAGGTAATATTGAGACAGTCcctttatttcataattatgaACAAAAAAGTATATATGCTAATAATATCAATCTAACTGATTCTTTTAATCAATCGGATGCAATACTGGATGCAATGAATGAGGCCACAAGATCCCACAATCAGATGGAACACTCGGGCAGTGGAATTCGAAAAAGAATGGGGGATGAACTCAACAATGGGGCAAATACCAAGCAGTTGGGGGAAAGGATATGCAAAGCAAGAACTATGGCATCTGAATTCTTGAGCAAGGAAATGGAATCCAACCTTGTGGAGGTTCCAATAAGCTTTGACACTGGCAGTCTAATTCCGCAAAAAGGCacaagagaaagaagaagaaagtttGTTACAAAGAAAAGCAGTAGACAAAAGGTGAACCAAGACAGTGTAGAAGAAAGGAAGAGCAACTCAAAGGATAATATGACACAGGGAATAAACACTGAATCACTAACAGGGGAAGTTTCGTTGTTCAACGATTCAACCTCTGTCCAAAACCAAGAATCGGCGAACTCTGCTGGGCAGGGTTGCCGAGAACAATGAATTCCCTATTTTGGAATGTCCAGGGACTTGGCAACCCTTGGACTACCACTGCTTTGGCCAATATTGTGAAAGAACATCAACCTGGTTTAGTGTTTCTCTCTGAAACCCGTTCAAAAAGAAATTACCTGGAGACCATTCGCATCCGTTTGGGTTTTGAGGGCTGTTTCTGTGTAGATGCTAAGGGCAAGAGTGGGGGGTTGGCTCTTTTGTGGAAGGAGCCGTTTACAGTTCACTTGAATTCTTTTAACGACTTCCATATTGATGCTTGGATCAATAAGGAAGAGGACCTTGCTTGGCGTTTTACTGGGTTCTACGGGGACCCCGATCCTTCTCAAAGAAAACATTCGTGGCAACTTCTTAAGAGGATAGCAAGGAATCACAACGGTCCTTGGCTATGTGGGGGAGATTTTAATGAGATTAGGGGGATTCATGAGAAGATTGGAGGTGGCGGGAAACCGGGACACCTCATGAAAAACTTCAATCATGCCATTGACACTTGTGCATTGCGAGAAATAGACTATGAGGGCAGCCAATTTACTTGGTGCAATGGAAGGGCTGCCAACATGATCTATGAACGGTTGGACCGTGTGATGGTGAACAATAATTGGTGGAAGATAAATGCTATAGCTAAAGTCAAACACCTTAGCCGATGGTGTTCGGATCACATCCCTTTATTACTAACCTTCAATACAATTCCTTGTGGAGACCAAAAGAAACAACGATGGGGATACCGATTTCATTACGAAAAGGCTTGGGCCGACAAGGAAGAGTGCCAACAAATAATTGAAGACATATGGAAAGAAGGCAATAGCATTACTTCGGCAACAGACCTTGATGAGATTCTAAATAATTGTGGTACTATGTTAGATCAATGGAATAAAACCCAAAGAAAGACCAACCTTGCCAAAATAAAAGATCTAAAAAAAGAGGTGGAGAAGTACTTGAATGAACACTCAACCGATGGCTTCACCAAACTTAAAATGCTAGAAAAAGACCTCAATGGTCAACTAGCAAAAGAAGAATTGTTTTGGAAACAAAGGAGTAGAGCTATTTGGTTAGCCCATGGTGACCGCAACACAAGATATTTCCACCAAAAAGCAACATCAAGGCGGAAAAAGAACCGAATTACTGGACTGTTTGATAAAAATCTGATATGGAGGAGCTCTAAAGAAGACATAGAAAGCACCATTTGTGACCATTTCCAAGATCTTTTCTCAGCAACGGATGGTGGCCAAGCTACAACCGAAACCCTTCAGCGATTTGTACCATTACGCCTCAGCAGAATCCAAAATGACCGGCTGCTAACAGATTTTACAGCAGCTGATATTCAACTTGCCTTATCTCAAATTAACACTATGAAAGCCCCCGGAATAGATGGGATGCCTCGGCTCTTCTATGAGAATCATTGGGAAGTTATAGGAAGGGACATCACAAAAGTTTGCTTGGACATACTCAACAATAACAAGGACTGTAGACAGCTCAATAAGACTCTCCTTTGTCTCATCCCAAAAATCAAACAACCGAAACAAGTTGGGGACTACCGCCCTATAAGTCTTTGCAATGTGAGTTATAAGATTATAGCAAAATGTCTTGCCAATAGGATGAAGGATAGTCTTAAAGAAGTCATTTCGGAAAATCAAAGTGCATTTATTAGGGGTCGTCTCATCCAAGACAACGCCATTTTGGGATTCGAAAGCCTTCATTGCATGAAAAAAGGCCGATTTGGAAATGGAAGAAAGATGGCTCTCAAGCTAGATATGTCGAAAGCCTATGATAGAGTCGAGTGGAGGTTCCTTGAAACAATGATGATATGTTTGGGTTATGACAAGCGTTGGGTGGATAAGATTATGAATTGCATAAAATCAATTTCCTTCTCAATACTTCTTAATGGAGAAGTCAGTGGCCAAATTCATCCTAGCCGTGGTATTCGTCAGGGAGACCCCCTATCGCCATACATGTTCTTACTTTGTTCAGAAGGGCTGTCTTGCCTCATCCAGGAAGCCGAGAGAGCCAATAGACTTCATGGGCTCAGGTTTGGCCGAGACAACATCAAACTTTTGCACCTTTTCTTTGCGGATGACAGCTTCATATTTCTAGATGCAACTCCTTCAGATTGTCAAAGCTTGAAATCAATATTGGATGAATACTCTTTGCTCTCGGGTCAAAGAATAAATTTTGACAAGTCTGAATTGTGTGTAGGTAAACAGATAAATCAAGGAGATGGCATATTTCTTGCTGCAATGTTGGGAGTGAAGCTGGTGGACTGCCATACAAAATACCTGGGGATACCGGCCTCAGTtgggaagaaaaagaaagaagttTTTGAAGACATTCGTACCAAAATAAGAACAAAACTTCAAGGGTGGAAAGCTAGTTTATTTTCTCAAGCCGGGCGGGAAATCTTGTTAAAAGCCATCATTCAAGCCATCCCAACATACATCATGAGTTGTTTCCGCCTTCCCAAGGAACTAATCAAGGATATCCATGCAATGATGGCTCGATTTTGGTGGGGGTCTTCGGATACTAAACAAAAAACCCATTGGGGGAATTGGAAAAAGCTTTGCAAGCCAAAGGAAAAGGGGGGAATGGGTTTTAAAAATCTAGAGCTGTTCAACCAATCTCTTCTAGCCAAACAAGGGTGGAAGATCATCAATAACCCTCACTCAATGCTTGCTAGAGTGCTAAAAGCGTGCTACTATACTAATTCAAACTTTTTGAAAGGTAAAGTTGGTGGTTTCGGGTCTTATATGTGGAGAAGTATCCTATGGGGAAGGAAAATTATTGATAAAGGTATTCGTTGGAGGGTCATGGCCGGAAGAGACGTTCGCATAAATGAGGATAAGTGGCTCCCTCGCCCTTCCACCTTCTCTCTTCGTACTCCTGCTCATGTTCCCCAAGGGACCACGATCAACACCATCAAAGACGAAGACGGACATTGGAACAcccaaaaaataaaagagtGCTTTCATCCGGATGATGTTCCAATGATATTAGGAATAACCCCTTGTTCGACAACCCAAAGTGATGATTTGATTTGGCACTACACCCCGGATGGCTGCTATACCGTGAGTAGTGGGTATAAGGTGGGCACCAACAATGAACTAATAGCGGGTACGTCGAATGACAATGAAGCTAAGAAATGGTGGCGTGGTATATGGAAGTTTGAGGCTCCCCCGAAGGTGAGAAATTTCATTTGGAGAGTTTGCAATGGATGGATCCCGGTTAACATGACTTTGAGGGCCCGGGGAATGGAAGTTAATCCCCTCTGCTGCTGGTGTAATAAGGAAGAAGAGACCATAGAACACAGTCTTTGGTATTGCACCTCTGCTAAACACATTTGGCGGAATTTCACGATGTGGCCAATCATAAAACACAGCCGAAACAAAGCTTTAGACATGCTAATTCACATTCAGCAACAGGTATCTAAGGATGACTTTCTTTTTTTCCTCATTACGTCTTGGCTTATTTGGAATAGAAGGAATAAGAAAAGGCTCAATTTACATCTCCCCACAACTGAGAAGTGGATCGGATGGGCCCAATTGGAAGCCAATTTCATGCTGTCTAACAATCACACAACGGACACCACCAATACAGCCAGTCATTCTTCTCCTCTCGGCTGGGAAGCGCCTCCTAAGGACTACTATTGTATCAATAGTGATGCAAGTCTTCAGCATTCGGAGCTGAGAATCGGGTTAGGTGCTTTGATAAGGAACTTTGAAGGGGCTGTTATTGCAGCAGAAATTCATCATCAGATTGGCGATTTCTCAGTTGAAGCAGCTGAAACTTTGGCTGTCCGAATGGGTATTCATCTGGCGGTCAAAACAGGGGCTGTGCCGTTCATAATCAACACCGATTGTCTTCGAGTGGCGGAGGTTCTGAATGGTAACAAGAAATTCAAAACAGATTGGAGCGCTCTTCTAGAGGAAATCAAGGACTCCCCTATTTTCTCCCATTGCAAATCTGTGACCCATATAGGGAGGCAAAACAATAAGGCTGCCCATTCTTTAGCCAAATTGGCTCTTTCTTCACATTGTAACAAGTTTTGGTTGGGAGATTTTCCCTCTTGTGTGTCTGCCTTTTTAAAGGCGGACTTGCCTAAACTCTTGTAGTTTTTTCGTTTAATGAATATccttttgtcaaaaaaaaaaaaaaagttggtgCTAAAGTAGAGAGATAATGTAATACAGGGTCTCAAGATGTGGTTAAAATGGGTGCTAGATGGCGTGTGAGTTCTGGTTCTTCGATCTCTGTTCTTAACCAGTCGTGGCTCCCTTCCATGGATAATCCCTATGTGGTGTCTTCTCATGAGGCTCTTAAGGATTGTCATGTCTCTCTAATCTTCTTCAGACTAATCGAATGTGTTGGGATGAGGAGCTGTTAGAAGATTTATTTGAGCCCCGAGATGTGGATCTCATTTGTAAAATACTGCTGCCTGCATTGCTGAAATTGGATACGTGGTATTGGACTTTTGAAACTTTTGGTGAATATTCAGTAAGGAGTGCCTATCGTACTTTACAAGTGCGTCATGGAAGATGGAATATGCAGGATAA
Encoded here:
- the LOC115709149 gene encoding UPF0481 protein At3g47200 codes for the protein MDKKNISSSTEEINLVIKIPEVSKDHEQLMHQKISEPPRILSHDAGKPSCSIFRVPQSLIEVNGKIYQPHIVSIGPYHRGESQLRMIEEHKWRYLGSLLARTEKNRGIKLEDYLCAMAELEQKARECYSETIHLSTEEFAEMMVLDGCFIIELLRKAANLVLFEKDDPILSMAWIIPFFYRDFLRLENQIPFFVLEKLFEISESKPQEQPALTLLALQFFDNAIQRPEGAIEKNRDLKPRHLLDLIRLSLIPTNHPEPRIRRKTPAHIIHCVSKLRRAGINLRATKDDTFLCVKFERGVIEMPPITIDDFTTSFLVNCVSFEQCHKSCTKHFTTYATLLDCLVNTSRDVEFLCDRNIMENCYGNDSDVARFINNMGKDVAFDIDMCYLGDMFDDVHQYYRNSWHVQWAGFKYTYFDTPWSFISAFAALVLLLLTVAQTVYTVYSFYKP